Proteins from a single region of Serinus canaria isolate serCan28SL12 chromosome 28, serCan2020, whole genome shotgun sequence:
- the ACSBG2 gene encoding long-chain-fatty-acid--CoA ligase ACSBG2 isoform X1, producing MVMWQSPGAALERSRADVVPLPVKRNPPQEAEWGRAGKCQVADNVLGTVLCESDARMALAEPVSVAHCNSALQGSCEVAGEDVLLNSSPRAAEPHNSEPGEDSKIEGYQVNSLGPKAVSSSPGSSMWTTRRDGEVRLRMEEQGPGSEAPKTVHQLLEESVNKYSDYYALASKKNGKWIKLTYKMYYDECWKAAKSFLKLGLERFHGVGILGFNSAEWFIADIGAILAGGFAVGIYTTNSPDACHYVAENCSANIIVVENQKQLQKILEIEHRLPHLKAIVQYGEEIREQRPKLYSWRQFLELGKDVPDERLREIIASQKPNQCCTLIYTSGTTGQPKGVMLSHDNLTWTAAVAGRFIMLRDARDRQEEVVSYLPLSHIAAQMCDIWAAMTLGVQVYFAQPDALKGSLVETLREVRPTAFLGVPRVWEKMEEKMKSVGMKASALRRKVAAWAKGVGLQTNLKKMDGCSEEPVNFRLARQLVYRKVRKAIGLDRCTKCYTGAAPITRDTLEFFLSLNIPVLELYGMSESSGPHTISLPHAFRLGSCGKELTGCYTLIHKPDKDGIGEICFSGRHVFMGYLNMEDKTKEAIDQDGWLHSGDLGKHDKDGFLFITGRIKELIITAGGENIPPVPIEDAVKNAVPIISNAMLVGDKAKFLSMLLTLKCVVDAETGEPGDDLTPEALEFCQRLGSKATKVSEIISSKDKAIYTAIQKGISAVNEGAVSNAQKVQKWVLLEKDFSLFGGELGPTMKLKRPVVAQKYRAQIAQFYTDTATPSGEPSSRP from the exons ATGGTGATGTGGCAATcgcctggagctgctctggagcgGAGCAGAGCGGATGTGGTGCCTTTACCGGTTAAAAGAAATCCGCCACAGGAAGCCGAGTGGGGCCGTGCTGGAAAATGTCAAGTGGCTGATAACGTGCTCG GGACAGTGCTGTGTGAGTCAGACGCCAGGATGGCACTTGCAGAACCAGTCTCCGTGGCTCATTGCAATTCAGCTCTTCAAGGGAGCTGTGAGGTGGCAGGGGAAGATGTGCTGCTCAACTCTTCACCCAG agctgctgagccacaCAACAGCGAGCCAGGGGAAGATTCCAAGATCGAGGGATATCAGGTGAACTCACTCGGTCCCAAAG cagtctcctcctctcctggctcCAGTATGTGGACAACACGTCGTGATGGAGAGGTCAGGCtgaggatggaggagcagggccCTGGCAGCGAGGCCCCAAAGACTGTGCACCAGCTCTTGGAGGAAAGTGTCAACAAGTACAGTGACTACTATGCCCTAGCATCCAAAAAAAATGGCAAGTGGATAAAGCTGACGTATAAGATGTACTATGATGAGTGCTGGAAAGCAGCCAAAAGCTTTCTGAAG ctggggctggagcgTTTCCATGGAGTGGGCATCCTGGGATTCAATTCTGCTGAGTGGTTCATTGCTGACATTGGAGCCATCCTTGCAGG gggatttgCTGTTGGGATCTACACTACAAACTCTCCTGACGCCTGTCATTATGTAGCAGAGAACTGCAGTGCCAACATTATAGTGGTGGAAAAccagaaacagctgcagaaaatctTAGAA ATTGAACACAGACTACCTCATCTGAAGGCCATTGTCCAGTATGGGGAGGAGATCAGAGAGCAGAGACCAAAACTGTACTCG TGGAGGCagttcctggagctgggcaaggACGTGCCGGACGAGCGGCTGCGCGAGATCATCGCGTCCCAGAAACCCAACCAGTGCTGCACCCTCATCTACACCTCGGGCACCACGGGGCAGCCCAAGGGTGTCATGCTCAGCCACGACAAT CTGACGTGGACGGCGGCGGTGGCTGGGCGCTTCATCATGCTGAGGGATGCCCgggacaggcaggaggaggtggtCAGCTACCTGCCCCTCAGCCACATTGCTGCACAAATGTGTGATATTTGGGCAGCCATGACCCTCGGAGTGCAAGTTTACTTTGCCCAACCAGATGCAttgaag GGCAGCTTGGTGGAGACCCTGCGAGAAGTGAGGCCAACTGCTTTTCTGGGAGTTCCTCGTGtctgggaaaaaatggaagagaaaatgaaatctgtggGCATGAAAGCCTCAGCGCTCCGAAGGAAAGTGGCAGCGTGGGCCAAGGGAGTGGGGCTGCAGACCAACCTCAAGAAGATGGATGG GTGCTCGGAGGAGCCGGTGAATTTCCGCCTGGCCCGGCAGTTGGTGTACAGGAAAGTGCGCAAGGCCATCGGGCTGGACCGCTGCACCAAGTGCtacacaggggctgctcccatcACCAGAGACACCCTGGAATTCTTTCTGAGCCTGAACAttcctgtgctggagctctATGGGATGAGTGAGAGCTCTGGGCCTCACACCATCTCCCTACCTCACGCCTTCAGGCTCGGCAG ctgtgggaaggagctgacaGGGTGCTACACCCTGATCCATAAACCAGACAAGGATGGCATTGGGGAGATCTGCTTCTCAGGAAGGCATGTCTTCATGGGCTACCTGAACATGGAGGACAAAACCAAAGAAGCCATTGATCAGGATGGCTGGCTGCACTCAGGGGACCTGGGCAAGCACGACAAGGATGGATTCCTCTTCATCACAGGCAGAATTAAAG AGCTCATCATCACAGCAGGAGGTGAGAACATTCCTCCTGTTCCAATCGAGGATGCTGTCAAGAATGCTGTTCCCATCATCAGCAATGCCATGTTGGTTGGAGACAAAGCCAAATTCCTTTCTATGCTCCTGACACTAAAG TGCGTTGTGGATGCAGAAACAGGAGAGCCTGGAGATGACCTCACTCCAGAGGCTCTGGAATTCTGTCAGAGGCTGGGCAGCAAGGCCACCAAGGTCTCAGAAATCATCAGCAGCAAAGACAAGGCCATCTACACTGCCATCCAGAAAGGGATCTCTGCTGTCAATGAGGGAGCTGTGTCCAATGCCCAGAAAGTCCAGAAGTGGGtcctgctggagaaggacttCTCCCTCTTTGGTGGAGAGCTTG GCCCCACCATGAAGCTGAAGAGGCCGGTGGTGGCTCAGAAATACCGGGCCCAAATCGCTCAGTTTTACACGGACACCGCAACCCCCTCGGGGGAGCCGTCGAGCCGCCCATAG
- the ACSBG2 gene encoding long-chain-fatty-acid--CoA ligase ACSBG2 isoform X3 has protein sequence MHGTVLCESDARMALAEPVSVAHCNSALQGSCEVAGEDVLLNSSPRAAEPHNSEPGEDSKIEGYQVNSLGPKAVSSSPGSSMWTTRRDGEVRLRMEEQGPGSEAPKTVHQLLEESVNKYSDYYALASKKNGKWIKLTYKMYYDECWKAAKSFLKLGLERFHGVGILGFNSAEWFIADIGAILAGGFAVGIYTTNSPDACHYVAENCSANIIVVENQKQLQKILEIEHRLPHLKAIVQYGEEIREQRPKLYSWRQFLELGKDVPDERLREIIASQKPNQCCTLIYTSGTTGQPKGVMLSHDNLTWTAAVAGRFIMLRDARDRQEEVVSYLPLSHIAAQMCDIWAAMTLGVQVYFAQPDALKGSLVETLREVRPTAFLGVPRVWEKMEEKMKSVGMKASALRRKVAAWAKGVGLQTNLKKMDGCSEEPVNFRLARQLVYRKVRKAIGLDRCTKCYTGAAPITRDTLEFFLSLNIPVLELYGMSESSGPHTISLPHAFRLGSCGKELTGCYTLIHKPDKDGIGEICFSGRHVFMGYLNMEDKTKEAIDQDGWLHSGDLGKHDKDGFLFITGRIKELIITAGGENIPPVPIEDAVKNAVPIISNAMLVGDKAKFLSMLLTLKCVVDAETGEPGDDLTPEALEFCQRLGSKATKVSEIISSKDKAIYTAIQKGISAVNEGAVSNAQKVQKWVLLEKDFSLFGGELGPTMKLKRPVVAQKYRAQIAQFYTDTATPSGEPSSRP, from the exons ATGCACG GGACAGTGCTGTGTGAGTCAGACGCCAGGATGGCACTTGCAGAACCAGTCTCCGTGGCTCATTGCAATTCAGCTCTTCAAGGGAGCTGTGAGGTGGCAGGGGAAGATGTGCTGCTCAACTCTTCACCCAG agctgctgagccacaCAACAGCGAGCCAGGGGAAGATTCCAAGATCGAGGGATATCAGGTGAACTCACTCGGTCCCAAAG cagtctcctcctctcctggctcCAGTATGTGGACAACACGTCGTGATGGAGAGGTCAGGCtgaggatggaggagcagggccCTGGCAGCGAGGCCCCAAAGACTGTGCACCAGCTCTTGGAGGAAAGTGTCAACAAGTACAGTGACTACTATGCCCTAGCATCCAAAAAAAATGGCAAGTGGATAAAGCTGACGTATAAGATGTACTATGATGAGTGCTGGAAAGCAGCCAAAAGCTTTCTGAAG ctggggctggagcgTTTCCATGGAGTGGGCATCCTGGGATTCAATTCTGCTGAGTGGTTCATTGCTGACATTGGAGCCATCCTTGCAGG gggatttgCTGTTGGGATCTACACTACAAACTCTCCTGACGCCTGTCATTATGTAGCAGAGAACTGCAGTGCCAACATTATAGTGGTGGAAAAccagaaacagctgcagaaaatctTAGAA ATTGAACACAGACTACCTCATCTGAAGGCCATTGTCCAGTATGGGGAGGAGATCAGAGAGCAGAGACCAAAACTGTACTCG TGGAGGCagttcctggagctgggcaaggACGTGCCGGACGAGCGGCTGCGCGAGATCATCGCGTCCCAGAAACCCAACCAGTGCTGCACCCTCATCTACACCTCGGGCACCACGGGGCAGCCCAAGGGTGTCATGCTCAGCCACGACAAT CTGACGTGGACGGCGGCGGTGGCTGGGCGCTTCATCATGCTGAGGGATGCCCgggacaggcaggaggaggtggtCAGCTACCTGCCCCTCAGCCACATTGCTGCACAAATGTGTGATATTTGGGCAGCCATGACCCTCGGAGTGCAAGTTTACTTTGCCCAACCAGATGCAttgaag GGCAGCTTGGTGGAGACCCTGCGAGAAGTGAGGCCAACTGCTTTTCTGGGAGTTCCTCGTGtctgggaaaaaatggaagagaaaatgaaatctgtggGCATGAAAGCCTCAGCGCTCCGAAGGAAAGTGGCAGCGTGGGCCAAGGGAGTGGGGCTGCAGACCAACCTCAAGAAGATGGATGG GTGCTCGGAGGAGCCGGTGAATTTCCGCCTGGCCCGGCAGTTGGTGTACAGGAAAGTGCGCAAGGCCATCGGGCTGGACCGCTGCACCAAGTGCtacacaggggctgctcccatcACCAGAGACACCCTGGAATTCTTTCTGAGCCTGAACAttcctgtgctggagctctATGGGATGAGTGAGAGCTCTGGGCCTCACACCATCTCCCTACCTCACGCCTTCAGGCTCGGCAG ctgtgggaaggagctgacaGGGTGCTACACCCTGATCCATAAACCAGACAAGGATGGCATTGGGGAGATCTGCTTCTCAGGAAGGCATGTCTTCATGGGCTACCTGAACATGGAGGACAAAACCAAAGAAGCCATTGATCAGGATGGCTGGCTGCACTCAGGGGACCTGGGCAAGCACGACAAGGATGGATTCCTCTTCATCACAGGCAGAATTAAAG AGCTCATCATCACAGCAGGAGGTGAGAACATTCCTCCTGTTCCAATCGAGGATGCTGTCAAGAATGCTGTTCCCATCATCAGCAATGCCATGTTGGTTGGAGACAAAGCCAAATTCCTTTCTATGCTCCTGACACTAAAG TGCGTTGTGGATGCAGAAACAGGAGAGCCTGGAGATGACCTCACTCCAGAGGCTCTGGAATTCTGTCAGAGGCTGGGCAGCAAGGCCACCAAGGTCTCAGAAATCATCAGCAGCAAAGACAAGGCCATCTACACTGCCATCCAGAAAGGGATCTCTGCTGTCAATGAGGGAGCTGTGTCCAATGCCCAGAAAGTCCAGAAGTGGGtcctgctggagaaggacttCTCCCTCTTTGGTGGAGAGCTTG GCCCCACCATGAAGCTGAAGAGGCCGGTGGTGGCTCAGAAATACCGGGCCCAAATCGCTCAGTTTTACACGGACACCGCAACCCCCTCGGGGGAGCCGTCGAGCCGCCCATAG
- the ACSBG2 gene encoding long-chain-fatty-acid--CoA ligase ACSBG2 isoform X2, producing the protein MVMWQSPGAALERSRADVVPLPVKRNPPQEAEWGRAGKCQVADNVLGTVLCESDARMALAEPVSVAHCNSALQGSCEVAGEDVLLNSSPRAAEPHNSEPGEDSKIEGYQVNSLGPKVSSSPGSSMWTTRRDGEVRLRMEEQGPGSEAPKTVHQLLEESVNKYSDYYALASKKNGKWIKLTYKMYYDECWKAAKSFLKLGLERFHGVGILGFNSAEWFIADIGAILAGGFAVGIYTTNSPDACHYVAENCSANIIVVENQKQLQKILEIEHRLPHLKAIVQYGEEIREQRPKLYSWRQFLELGKDVPDERLREIIASQKPNQCCTLIYTSGTTGQPKGVMLSHDNLTWTAAVAGRFIMLRDARDRQEEVVSYLPLSHIAAQMCDIWAAMTLGVQVYFAQPDALKGSLVETLREVRPTAFLGVPRVWEKMEEKMKSVGMKASALRRKVAAWAKGVGLQTNLKKMDGCSEEPVNFRLARQLVYRKVRKAIGLDRCTKCYTGAAPITRDTLEFFLSLNIPVLELYGMSESSGPHTISLPHAFRLGSCGKELTGCYTLIHKPDKDGIGEICFSGRHVFMGYLNMEDKTKEAIDQDGWLHSGDLGKHDKDGFLFITGRIKELIITAGGENIPPVPIEDAVKNAVPIISNAMLVGDKAKFLSMLLTLKCVVDAETGEPGDDLTPEALEFCQRLGSKATKVSEIISSKDKAIYTAIQKGISAVNEGAVSNAQKVQKWVLLEKDFSLFGGELGPTMKLKRPVVAQKYRAQIAQFYTDTATPSGEPSSRP; encoded by the exons ATGGTGATGTGGCAATcgcctggagctgctctggagcgGAGCAGAGCGGATGTGGTGCCTTTACCGGTTAAAAGAAATCCGCCACAGGAAGCCGAGTGGGGCCGTGCTGGAAAATGTCAAGTGGCTGATAACGTGCTCG GGACAGTGCTGTGTGAGTCAGACGCCAGGATGGCACTTGCAGAACCAGTCTCCGTGGCTCATTGCAATTCAGCTCTTCAAGGGAGCTGTGAGGTGGCAGGGGAAGATGTGCTGCTCAACTCTTCACCCAG agctgctgagccacaCAACAGCGAGCCAGGGGAAGATTCCAAGATCGAGGGATATCAGGTGAACTCACTCGGTCCCAAAG tctcctcctctcctggctcCAGTATGTGGACAACACGTCGTGATGGAGAGGTCAGGCtgaggatggaggagcagggccCTGGCAGCGAGGCCCCAAAGACTGTGCACCAGCTCTTGGAGGAAAGTGTCAACAAGTACAGTGACTACTATGCCCTAGCATCCAAAAAAAATGGCAAGTGGATAAAGCTGACGTATAAGATGTACTATGATGAGTGCTGGAAAGCAGCCAAAAGCTTTCTGAAG ctggggctggagcgTTTCCATGGAGTGGGCATCCTGGGATTCAATTCTGCTGAGTGGTTCATTGCTGACATTGGAGCCATCCTTGCAGG gggatttgCTGTTGGGATCTACACTACAAACTCTCCTGACGCCTGTCATTATGTAGCAGAGAACTGCAGTGCCAACATTATAGTGGTGGAAAAccagaaacagctgcagaaaatctTAGAA ATTGAACACAGACTACCTCATCTGAAGGCCATTGTCCAGTATGGGGAGGAGATCAGAGAGCAGAGACCAAAACTGTACTCG TGGAGGCagttcctggagctgggcaaggACGTGCCGGACGAGCGGCTGCGCGAGATCATCGCGTCCCAGAAACCCAACCAGTGCTGCACCCTCATCTACACCTCGGGCACCACGGGGCAGCCCAAGGGTGTCATGCTCAGCCACGACAAT CTGACGTGGACGGCGGCGGTGGCTGGGCGCTTCATCATGCTGAGGGATGCCCgggacaggcaggaggaggtggtCAGCTACCTGCCCCTCAGCCACATTGCTGCACAAATGTGTGATATTTGGGCAGCCATGACCCTCGGAGTGCAAGTTTACTTTGCCCAACCAGATGCAttgaag GGCAGCTTGGTGGAGACCCTGCGAGAAGTGAGGCCAACTGCTTTTCTGGGAGTTCCTCGTGtctgggaaaaaatggaagagaaaatgaaatctgtggGCATGAAAGCCTCAGCGCTCCGAAGGAAAGTGGCAGCGTGGGCCAAGGGAGTGGGGCTGCAGACCAACCTCAAGAAGATGGATGG GTGCTCGGAGGAGCCGGTGAATTTCCGCCTGGCCCGGCAGTTGGTGTACAGGAAAGTGCGCAAGGCCATCGGGCTGGACCGCTGCACCAAGTGCtacacaggggctgctcccatcACCAGAGACACCCTGGAATTCTTTCTGAGCCTGAACAttcctgtgctggagctctATGGGATGAGTGAGAGCTCTGGGCCTCACACCATCTCCCTACCTCACGCCTTCAGGCTCGGCAG ctgtgggaaggagctgacaGGGTGCTACACCCTGATCCATAAACCAGACAAGGATGGCATTGGGGAGATCTGCTTCTCAGGAAGGCATGTCTTCATGGGCTACCTGAACATGGAGGACAAAACCAAAGAAGCCATTGATCAGGATGGCTGGCTGCACTCAGGGGACCTGGGCAAGCACGACAAGGATGGATTCCTCTTCATCACAGGCAGAATTAAAG AGCTCATCATCACAGCAGGAGGTGAGAACATTCCTCCTGTTCCAATCGAGGATGCTGTCAAGAATGCTGTTCCCATCATCAGCAATGCCATGTTGGTTGGAGACAAAGCCAAATTCCTTTCTATGCTCCTGACACTAAAG TGCGTTGTGGATGCAGAAACAGGAGAGCCTGGAGATGACCTCACTCCAGAGGCTCTGGAATTCTGTCAGAGGCTGGGCAGCAAGGCCACCAAGGTCTCAGAAATCATCAGCAGCAAAGACAAGGCCATCTACACTGCCATCCAGAAAGGGATCTCTGCTGTCAATGAGGGAGCTGTGTCCAATGCCCAGAAAGTCCAGAAGTGGGtcctgctggagaaggacttCTCCCTCTTTGGTGGAGAGCTTG GCCCCACCATGAAGCTGAAGAGGCCGGTGGTGGCTCAGAAATACCGGGCCCAAATCGCTCAGTTTTACACGGACACCGCAACCCCCTCGGGGGAGCCGTCGAGCCGCCCATAG
- the ACSBG2 gene encoding long-chain-fatty-acid--CoA ligase ACSBG2 isoform X4, whose translation MALAEPVSVAHCNSALQGSCEVAGEDVLLNSSPRAAEPHNSEPGEDSKIEGYQVNSLGPKAVSSSPGSSMWTTRRDGEVRLRMEEQGPGSEAPKTVHQLLEESVNKYSDYYALASKKNGKWIKLTYKMYYDECWKAAKSFLKLGLERFHGVGILGFNSAEWFIADIGAILAGGFAVGIYTTNSPDACHYVAENCSANIIVVENQKQLQKILEIEHRLPHLKAIVQYGEEIREQRPKLYSWRQFLELGKDVPDERLREIIASQKPNQCCTLIYTSGTTGQPKGVMLSHDNLTWTAAVAGRFIMLRDARDRQEEVVSYLPLSHIAAQMCDIWAAMTLGVQVYFAQPDALKGSLVETLREVRPTAFLGVPRVWEKMEEKMKSVGMKASALRRKVAAWAKGVGLQTNLKKMDGCSEEPVNFRLARQLVYRKVRKAIGLDRCTKCYTGAAPITRDTLEFFLSLNIPVLELYGMSESSGPHTISLPHAFRLGSCGKELTGCYTLIHKPDKDGIGEICFSGRHVFMGYLNMEDKTKEAIDQDGWLHSGDLGKHDKDGFLFITGRIKELIITAGGENIPPVPIEDAVKNAVPIISNAMLVGDKAKFLSMLLTLKCVVDAETGEPGDDLTPEALEFCQRLGSKATKVSEIISSKDKAIYTAIQKGISAVNEGAVSNAQKVQKWVLLEKDFSLFGGELGPTMKLKRPVVAQKYRAQIAQFYTDTATPSGEPSSRP comes from the exons ATGGCACTTGCAGAACCAGTCTCCGTGGCTCATTGCAATTCAGCTCTTCAAGGGAGCTGTGAGGTGGCAGGGGAAGATGTGCTGCTCAACTCTTCACCCAG agctgctgagccacaCAACAGCGAGCCAGGGGAAGATTCCAAGATCGAGGGATATCAGGTGAACTCACTCGGTCCCAAAG cagtctcctcctctcctggctcCAGTATGTGGACAACACGTCGTGATGGAGAGGTCAGGCtgaggatggaggagcagggccCTGGCAGCGAGGCCCCAAAGACTGTGCACCAGCTCTTGGAGGAAAGTGTCAACAAGTACAGTGACTACTATGCCCTAGCATCCAAAAAAAATGGCAAGTGGATAAAGCTGACGTATAAGATGTACTATGATGAGTGCTGGAAAGCAGCCAAAAGCTTTCTGAAG ctggggctggagcgTTTCCATGGAGTGGGCATCCTGGGATTCAATTCTGCTGAGTGGTTCATTGCTGACATTGGAGCCATCCTTGCAGG gggatttgCTGTTGGGATCTACACTACAAACTCTCCTGACGCCTGTCATTATGTAGCAGAGAACTGCAGTGCCAACATTATAGTGGTGGAAAAccagaaacagctgcagaaaatctTAGAA ATTGAACACAGACTACCTCATCTGAAGGCCATTGTCCAGTATGGGGAGGAGATCAGAGAGCAGAGACCAAAACTGTACTCG TGGAGGCagttcctggagctgggcaaggACGTGCCGGACGAGCGGCTGCGCGAGATCATCGCGTCCCAGAAACCCAACCAGTGCTGCACCCTCATCTACACCTCGGGCACCACGGGGCAGCCCAAGGGTGTCATGCTCAGCCACGACAAT CTGACGTGGACGGCGGCGGTGGCTGGGCGCTTCATCATGCTGAGGGATGCCCgggacaggcaggaggaggtggtCAGCTACCTGCCCCTCAGCCACATTGCTGCACAAATGTGTGATATTTGGGCAGCCATGACCCTCGGAGTGCAAGTTTACTTTGCCCAACCAGATGCAttgaag GGCAGCTTGGTGGAGACCCTGCGAGAAGTGAGGCCAACTGCTTTTCTGGGAGTTCCTCGTGtctgggaaaaaatggaagagaaaatgaaatctgtggGCATGAAAGCCTCAGCGCTCCGAAGGAAAGTGGCAGCGTGGGCCAAGGGAGTGGGGCTGCAGACCAACCTCAAGAAGATGGATGG GTGCTCGGAGGAGCCGGTGAATTTCCGCCTGGCCCGGCAGTTGGTGTACAGGAAAGTGCGCAAGGCCATCGGGCTGGACCGCTGCACCAAGTGCtacacaggggctgctcccatcACCAGAGACACCCTGGAATTCTTTCTGAGCCTGAACAttcctgtgctggagctctATGGGATGAGTGAGAGCTCTGGGCCTCACACCATCTCCCTACCTCACGCCTTCAGGCTCGGCAG ctgtgggaaggagctgacaGGGTGCTACACCCTGATCCATAAACCAGACAAGGATGGCATTGGGGAGATCTGCTTCTCAGGAAGGCATGTCTTCATGGGCTACCTGAACATGGAGGACAAAACCAAAGAAGCCATTGATCAGGATGGCTGGCTGCACTCAGGGGACCTGGGCAAGCACGACAAGGATGGATTCCTCTTCATCACAGGCAGAATTAAAG AGCTCATCATCACAGCAGGAGGTGAGAACATTCCTCCTGTTCCAATCGAGGATGCTGTCAAGAATGCTGTTCCCATCATCAGCAATGCCATGTTGGTTGGAGACAAAGCCAAATTCCTTTCTATGCTCCTGACACTAAAG TGCGTTGTGGATGCAGAAACAGGAGAGCCTGGAGATGACCTCACTCCAGAGGCTCTGGAATTCTGTCAGAGGCTGGGCAGCAAGGCCACCAAGGTCTCAGAAATCATCAGCAGCAAAGACAAGGCCATCTACACTGCCATCCAGAAAGGGATCTCTGCTGTCAATGAGGGAGCTGTGTCCAATGCCCAGAAAGTCCAGAAGTGGGtcctgctggagaaggacttCTCCCTCTTTGGTGGAGAGCTTG GCCCCACCATGAAGCTGAAGAGGCCGGTGGTGGCTCAGAAATACCGGGCCCAAATCGCTCAGTTTTACACGGACACCGCAACCCCCTCGGGGGAGCCGTCGAGCCGCCCATAG